One genomic region from Spirosoma sp. KCTC 42546 encodes:
- a CDS encoding zeta toxin family protein yields the protein MKGASRMRVFAGPNGSGKSTIKEVVSLDLLGHYLNPDELEGELRQHPFFKFSRFSLPTPEAATFQFFFTGHPLAIRADLSTEFKTIQIQEDTADFSQLSINSYVASILTDWLRTALIQTGQSFTFETVMSSSDKLDVFRRAKDAGFRTYLYYIATDDPQINVERVSYRILTGGHSVPPDKIVERYYRSLDLLLDAIRLTDRAYIFDNSGTERVWLAEVTGGVELELQSEDVPEWFTANILDKISPLNE from the coding sequence ATGAAGGGAGCAAGTCGTATGCGGGTATTTGCCGGGCCAAACGGTTCCGGAAAAAGTACGATTAAAGAAGTAGTTTCTCTCGACTTACTGGGTCATTACCTGAATCCCGATGAACTGGAAGGCGAACTCCGTCAGCATCCCTTTTTTAAATTTAGCCGATTTTCCTTACCAACGCCGGAAGCAGCTACTTTTCAATTCTTTTTTACAGGGCATCCATTAGCCATTCGAGCTGATCTATCAACCGAATTTAAGACGATCCAAATCCAGGAAGATACAGCTGATTTTAGTCAATTGTCCATCAACTCCTATGTAGCGTCTATTCTGACCGACTGGTTACGAACCGCGTTAATTCAGACTGGGCAATCGTTTACCTTCGAAACGGTTATGTCTTCCTCCGACAAGCTAGATGTGTTTCGTCGGGCTAAGGATGCCGGTTTCAGAACCTATCTCTACTACATTGCCACCGACGATCCCCAAATTAATGTCGAACGGGTGAGCTACCGAATCCTGACCGGTGGTCATAGCGTACCACCAGACAAGATTGTCGAACGGTATTACCGGTCATTAGACTTATTACTCGACGCCATTCGGCTAACCGACCGGGCCTATATCTTTGATAACTCGGGAACCGAACGGGTCTGGCTTGCCGAAGTCACTGGTGGAGTAGAACTTGAACTACAGTCAGAGGACGTTCCGGAGTGGTTTACAGCCAATATCCTTGATAAAATCAGCCCATTAAACGAATAA